Proteins encoded by one window of Megachile rotundata isolate GNS110a chromosome 10, iyMegRotu1, whole genome shotgun sequence:
- the LOC100879080 gene encoding tyrosine-protein kinase receptor torso-like isoform X10 produces the protein MNSSPLPLTIDVYKVPSKRFIESTCSDVNFIRRIDLSVTNTSRYVSHDKIKMNHARTLAINICTEQILLTTDLQELRRIAKSAITPGQRCVHLPRVTDLHFSGISRPEISDWFSTYPANYEPMPVNNVSVKIEADRQKIGKLHTKVAFEPAMDRSCNYEVRIWDGEHYFHRFIIDTISNFRIKLEMDKSTNLTIKSVNKENGKASPEFSMTLCTLSCAEYYNYNLSVCPPDSVEGLEVQHVYHYPDMYDMWIRWNETAFKPDNYSIEIDLNRNGSDPLVKTVPGNTTEIFLENLTLNNEYTVIIVAESLGGESAPVNIFRTVEPRHAPVKKFYRELVIGIMIPITFFAIIGITFFQYYQQKIKNKKLSAELSIENVNLKDMSIETIKKLLYQHSDSEANTPLMNDKFNLCPKILKVKDILGSGAYGVVRLGSLQDQFNNTTSVAVKMLKENPSVEDLKNFCQEIMIMKAAGQHPNIVSLIGCCILDNKPVLVVEYCCKGDLQLYLRTIWQNMVSVAFKHKAQFKLDEDLLSINGIKYDPNTCGGKNHNYQNVQTITNHLYDIQQDLAQYTETVTANDLLNFARQIATGMEFLALNRIVHRDLAARNILVCEDKVVKISDFGLSRDVYQENLYRKQGSGKLPVKWMAIESLTHQIYTTHSDVWSFGILLWEIVTIGALPYPGIPTNVILKLLKSGYRLERPTSCSVELYNIMSSCWNVRPQSRPTFTELKESLDKLLSHYSENKYLNMDEILYDGQEQYHVVDDHL, from the exons ATGAATTCATCGCCTCTTCCGTTGACGATCGATGTCTACAAGGTGCCCTCAAAACGTTTTATTGAATCGACGTGCTCGGACGTAAAC TTCATCCGAAGAATTGACCTTAGTGTAACCAATACTTCAAGATATGTCAGCCatgacaaaattaaaat gaATCATGCGAGGACGCttgcaataaatatatgtacagaACAGATC TTATTAACCACGGATCTTCAAGAATTAAGGCGTATCGCAAAAAGCGCGATAACTCCTGGACAAAGATGCGTGCACCTTCCGCGTGTAACAGATTTACATTTTTCAG GAATATCGCGACCGGAAATATCGGACTGGTTCTCAACTTATCCAG CCAACTATGAGCCAATGCCAGTGAATAACGTATCGGTGAAAATAGAAGCTGACAGGCAAAAGATAGGCAAACTGCACACCAAAGTTGCTTTTGAACCGGCTATGG atCGAAGTTGCAATTACGAAGTACGAATTTGGGATGGAGAACACTATTTCCACCGTTTTATCATTGATACG ATATCGAATTTTCGGATTAAATTGGAAATGGATAAAAGTACCAATTTAACTATTAAATCGGTTAACAAAGAAAACGGTAAAGCAAGCCCTGAGTTCTCGATGACGTTGTGTACCCTTTCGTGCGCAGAATATTATAACTATAATTTAAGCGTGTGCC CCCCAGATTCAGTGGAGGGGTTAGAAGTTCAACATGTCTACCATTACCCCGACATGTACGATATGTGGATTCGTTGGAACGAGACTGCGTTTAAACCGGATAATTACTCGATTGAGATCGATCTCAACCGAAACGGCAGTGATCCTTTGGTCAAAACTGTACCGGGT AATACAACCGAgatttttttggaaaatttgacatTAAATAACGAATACACGGTGATCATTGTCGCTGAGTCTTTGGGCGGAGAAAGTGCACCGGTGAATATTTTTCGAACTGTGGAGCCTCGACACGCAC CCGTGAAAAAATTCTATCGCGAACTTGTTATCGGGATAATGATACCAATTACATTCTTCGCCATTATTGGGATAACGTTCTTTCAATATTATCAACAgaagattaaaaataagaaattgtcGGCGGAGTTGTCTATCGAG AACGTTAATCTGAAGGATATGTCGATAGAAACAATTAAGAAACTGTTGTATCAACATTCTGATTCCGAGGCCAATACGCCATTAATGAACGATAAATTCAATTTGTGCccgaaaattttgaaagtaaagGATATACTTGGAAGCGGAGCTTATGGCGTCGTCAGATTAGGTTCTTTGCAGGATCAGTTTAACAACACCACCAGTGTGGCGGTTAAAATGTTGAAAG AAAATCCAAGTgtggaagatttaaaaaatttctgtcaAGAAATAATGATTATGAAAGCTGCTGGTCAACACCCAAACATAGTGTCTCTGATCGGTTGTTGCATATTGGATAATAAACCAGTGTTGGTGGTGGAATATTGTTGTAAAGGGGATTTACAGTTGTATTTGAGGACG ATTTGGCAAAATATGGTGAGCGTTGCGTTCAAACATAAAGCACAATTCAAACTTGATGAGGATTTGTTGTCTATCAATGGCATAAAATACGATCCAAACACTTGtg GTGGAAAAAATCACAATTATCAAAACGTTCAGACGATTACAAATCATTTATACGACATTCAGCAAG ATTTAGCGCAGTATACAGAAACAGTTACAGCAAACGACTTACTGAATTTTGCGAGGCAGATTGCCACAGGAATG GAATTTTTGGCGTTGAATCGAATAGTACATCGTGATTTAGCTGCAAGGAACATACTAGTCTGCGAAGACAAGGTggtaaaaatttcagattttggctTAAGCCGTGACGTTTATCAAGAGAATTTGTACAGAAAACAGGGAAGCGGTAAATTGCCTGTGAAATGGATGGCAATCGAATCTTTAACCCATCAGATTTACACTACTCACAGCGACGT ATGGTCTTTCGGTATTTTGTTATGGGAAATTGTAACCATAGGTGCTCTTCCGTACCCCGGTATTCCAACGAACGTCATCCTGAAGCTTTTAAAGTCTGGCTACAGACTGGAACGACCTACAAGCTGCAGCGTAGAGTT GTACAACATCATGTCCTCCTGCTGGAACGTGAGGCCCCAGAGTAGACCTACGTTCACTGAATTAAAAGAAAGCTTAGACAAACTGCTTTCGCATTACTCTGAGAACAAATACTTGAACATGGACGAAATTTTGTACGATGGTCAAGAACAATATCACGTGGTAGACGATCACttataa
- the LOC100879080 gene encoding tyrosine-protein kinase receptor torso-like isoform X1 — translation MNSSPLPLTIDVYKVPSKRFIESTCSDVNFIRRIDLSVTNTSRYVSHDKIKMNHARTLAINICTEQIVKECTDANVTLHCTGGNLMTIKFNPGLYFIEQVPYNYTWNSTKLLLTTDLQELRRIAKSAITPGQRCVHLPRVTDLHFSGISRPEISDWFSTYPANYEPMPVNNVSVKIEADRQKIGKLHTKVAFEPAMDRSCNYEVRIWDGEHYFHRFIIDTISNFRIKLEMDKSTNLTIKSVNKENGKASPEFSMTLCTLSCAEYYNYNLSVCPPDSVEGLEVQHVYHYPDMYDMWIRWNETAFKPDNYSIEIDLNRNGSDPLVKTVPGNTTEIFLENLTLNNEYTVIIVAESLGGESAPVNIFRTVEPRHAPVKKFYRELVIGIMIPITFFAIIGITFFQYYQQKIKNKKLSAELSIENVNLKDMSIETIKKLLYQHSDSEANTPLMNDKFNLCPKILKVKDILGSGAYGVVRLGSLQDQFNNTTSVAVKMLKENPSVEDLKNFCQEIMIMKAAGQHPNIVSLIGCCILDNKPVLVVEYCCKGDLQLYLRTIWQNMVSVAFKHKAQFKLDEDLLSINGIKYDPNTCGGKNHNYQNVQTITNHLYDIQQDLAQYTETVTANDLLNFARQIATGMEFLALNRIVHRDLAARNILVCEDKVVKISDFGLSRDVYQENLYRKQGSGKLPVKWMAIESLTHQIYTTHSDVWSFGILLWEIVTIGALPYPGIPTNVILKLLKSGYRLERPTSCSVELYNIMSSCWNVRPQSRPTFTELKESLDKLLSHYSENKYLNMDEILYDGQEQYHVVDDHL, via the exons ATGAATTCATCGCCTCTTCCGTTGACGATCGATGTCTACAAGGTGCCCTCAAAACGTTTTATTGAATCGACGTGCTCGGACGTAAAC TTCATCCGAAGAATTGACCTTAGTGTAACCAATACTTCAAGATATGTCAGCCatgacaaaattaaaat gaATCATGCGAGGACGCttgcaataaatatatgtacagaACAGATC GTCAAGGAATGTACCGATGCGAACGTAACTCTTCATTGTACCGGTGGTAATCTGATGACTATCAAATTCAATCCTGGTTTATACTTTATCGAGCAAGTCCCGTACAATTACACTTGGAATTCCACAAAATTG TTATTAACCACGGATCTTCAAGAATTAAGGCGTATCGCAAAAAGCGCGATAACTCCTGGACAAAGATGCGTGCACCTTCCGCGTGTAACAGATTTACATTTTTCAG GAATATCGCGACCGGAAATATCGGACTGGTTCTCAACTTATCCAG CCAACTATGAGCCAATGCCAGTGAATAACGTATCGGTGAAAATAGAAGCTGACAGGCAAAAGATAGGCAAACTGCACACCAAAGTTGCTTTTGAACCGGCTATGG atCGAAGTTGCAATTACGAAGTACGAATTTGGGATGGAGAACACTATTTCCACCGTTTTATCATTGATACG ATATCGAATTTTCGGATTAAATTGGAAATGGATAAAAGTACCAATTTAACTATTAAATCGGTTAACAAAGAAAACGGTAAAGCAAGCCCTGAGTTCTCGATGACGTTGTGTACCCTTTCGTGCGCAGAATATTATAACTATAATTTAAGCGTGTGCC CCCCAGATTCAGTGGAGGGGTTAGAAGTTCAACATGTCTACCATTACCCCGACATGTACGATATGTGGATTCGTTGGAACGAGACTGCGTTTAAACCGGATAATTACTCGATTGAGATCGATCTCAACCGAAACGGCAGTGATCCTTTGGTCAAAACTGTACCGGGT AATACAACCGAgatttttttggaaaatttgacatTAAATAACGAATACACGGTGATCATTGTCGCTGAGTCTTTGGGCGGAGAAAGTGCACCGGTGAATATTTTTCGAACTGTGGAGCCTCGACACGCAC CCGTGAAAAAATTCTATCGCGAACTTGTTATCGGGATAATGATACCAATTACATTCTTCGCCATTATTGGGATAACGTTCTTTCAATATTATCAACAgaagattaaaaataagaaattgtcGGCGGAGTTGTCTATCGAG AACGTTAATCTGAAGGATATGTCGATAGAAACAATTAAGAAACTGTTGTATCAACATTCTGATTCCGAGGCCAATACGCCATTAATGAACGATAAATTCAATTTGTGCccgaaaattttgaaagtaaagGATATACTTGGAAGCGGAGCTTATGGCGTCGTCAGATTAGGTTCTTTGCAGGATCAGTTTAACAACACCACCAGTGTGGCGGTTAAAATGTTGAAAG AAAATCCAAGTgtggaagatttaaaaaatttctgtcaAGAAATAATGATTATGAAAGCTGCTGGTCAACACCCAAACATAGTGTCTCTGATCGGTTGTTGCATATTGGATAATAAACCAGTGTTGGTGGTGGAATATTGTTGTAAAGGGGATTTACAGTTGTATTTGAGGACG ATTTGGCAAAATATGGTGAGCGTTGCGTTCAAACATAAAGCACAATTCAAACTTGATGAGGATTTGTTGTCTATCAATGGCATAAAATACGATCCAAACACTTGtg GTGGAAAAAATCACAATTATCAAAACGTTCAGACGATTACAAATCATTTATACGACATTCAGCAAG ATTTAGCGCAGTATACAGAAACAGTTACAGCAAACGACTTACTGAATTTTGCGAGGCAGATTGCCACAGGAATG GAATTTTTGGCGTTGAATCGAATAGTACATCGTGATTTAGCTGCAAGGAACATACTAGTCTGCGAAGACAAGGTggtaaaaatttcagattttggctTAAGCCGTGACGTTTATCAAGAGAATTTGTACAGAAAACAGGGAAGCGGTAAATTGCCTGTGAAATGGATGGCAATCGAATCTTTAACCCATCAGATTTACACTACTCACAGCGACGT ATGGTCTTTCGGTATTTTGTTATGGGAAATTGTAACCATAGGTGCTCTTCCGTACCCCGGTATTCCAACGAACGTCATCCTGAAGCTTTTAAAGTCTGGCTACAGACTGGAACGACCTACAAGCTGCAGCGTAGAGTT GTACAACATCATGTCCTCCTGCTGGAACGTGAGGCCCCAGAGTAGACCTACGTTCACTGAATTAAAAGAAAGCTTAGACAAACTGCTTTCGCATTACTCTGAGAACAAATACTTGAACATGGACGAAATTTTGTACGATGGTCAAGAACAATATCACGTGGTAGACGATCACttataa
- the LOC100879080 gene encoding tyrosine-protein kinase receptor torso-like isoform X7, which translates to MNSSPLPLTIDVYKVPSKRFIESTCSDVNFIRRIDLSVTNTSRYVSHDKIKMNHARTLAINICTEQIVKECTDANVTLHCTGGNLMTIKFNPGLYFIEQVPYNYTWNSTKLLLTTDLQELRRIAKSAITPGQRCVHLPRVTDLHFSGISRPEISDWFSTYPANYEPMPVNNVSVKIEADRQKIGKLHTKVAFEPAMDRSCNYEVRIWDGEHYFHRFIIDTISNFRIKLEMDKSTNLTIKSVNKENDSVEGLEVQHVYHYPDMYDMWIRWNETAFKPDNYSIEIDLNRNGSDPLVKTVPGNTTEIFLENLTLNNEYTVIIVAESLGGESAPVNIFRTVEPRHAPVKKFYRELVIGIMIPITFFAIIGITFFQYYQQKIKNKKLSAELSIENVNLKDMSIETIKKLLYQHSDSEANTPLMNDKFNLCPKILKVKDILGSGAYGVVRLGSLQDQFNNTTSVAVKMLKENPSVEDLKNFCQEIMIMKAAGQHPNIVSLIGCCILDNKPVLVVEYCCKGDLQLYLRTIWQNMVSVAFKHKAQFKLDEDLLSINGIKYDPNTCGGKNHNYQNVQTITNHLYDIQQDLAQYTETVTANDLLNFARQIATGMEFLALNRIVHRDLAARNILVCEDKVVKISDFGLSRDVYQENLYRKQGSGKLPVKWMAIESLTHQIYTTHSDVWSFGILLWEIVTIGALPYPGIPTNVILKLLKSGYRLERPTSCSVELYNIMSSCWNVRPQSRPTFTELKESLDKLLSHYSENKYLNMDEILYDGQEQYHVVDDHL; encoded by the exons ATGAATTCATCGCCTCTTCCGTTGACGATCGATGTCTACAAGGTGCCCTCAAAACGTTTTATTGAATCGACGTGCTCGGACGTAAAC TTCATCCGAAGAATTGACCTTAGTGTAACCAATACTTCAAGATATGTCAGCCatgacaaaattaaaat gaATCATGCGAGGACGCttgcaataaatatatgtacagaACAGATC GTCAAGGAATGTACCGATGCGAACGTAACTCTTCATTGTACCGGTGGTAATCTGATGACTATCAAATTCAATCCTGGTTTATACTTTATCGAGCAAGTCCCGTACAATTACACTTGGAATTCCACAAAATTG TTATTAACCACGGATCTTCAAGAATTAAGGCGTATCGCAAAAAGCGCGATAACTCCTGGACAAAGATGCGTGCACCTTCCGCGTGTAACAGATTTACATTTTTCAG GAATATCGCGACCGGAAATATCGGACTGGTTCTCAACTTATCCAG CCAACTATGAGCCAATGCCAGTGAATAACGTATCGGTGAAAATAGAAGCTGACAGGCAAAAGATAGGCAAACTGCACACCAAAGTTGCTTTTGAACCGGCTATGG atCGAAGTTGCAATTACGAAGTACGAATTTGGGATGGAGAACACTATTTCCACCGTTTTATCATTGATACG ATATCGAATTTTCGGATTAAATTGGAAATGGATAAAAGTACCAATTTAACTATTAAATCGGTTAACAAAGAAAACG ATTCAGTGGAGGGGTTAGAAGTTCAACATGTCTACCATTACCCCGACATGTACGATATGTGGATTCGTTGGAACGAGACTGCGTTTAAACCGGATAATTACTCGATTGAGATCGATCTCAACCGAAACGGCAGTGATCCTTTGGTCAAAACTGTACCGGGT AATACAACCGAgatttttttggaaaatttgacatTAAATAACGAATACACGGTGATCATTGTCGCTGAGTCTTTGGGCGGAGAAAGTGCACCGGTGAATATTTTTCGAACTGTGGAGCCTCGACACGCAC CCGTGAAAAAATTCTATCGCGAACTTGTTATCGGGATAATGATACCAATTACATTCTTCGCCATTATTGGGATAACGTTCTTTCAATATTATCAACAgaagattaaaaataagaaattgtcGGCGGAGTTGTCTATCGAG AACGTTAATCTGAAGGATATGTCGATAGAAACAATTAAGAAACTGTTGTATCAACATTCTGATTCCGAGGCCAATACGCCATTAATGAACGATAAATTCAATTTGTGCccgaaaattttgaaagtaaagGATATACTTGGAAGCGGAGCTTATGGCGTCGTCAGATTAGGTTCTTTGCAGGATCAGTTTAACAACACCACCAGTGTGGCGGTTAAAATGTTGAAAG AAAATCCAAGTgtggaagatttaaaaaatttctgtcaAGAAATAATGATTATGAAAGCTGCTGGTCAACACCCAAACATAGTGTCTCTGATCGGTTGTTGCATATTGGATAATAAACCAGTGTTGGTGGTGGAATATTGTTGTAAAGGGGATTTACAGTTGTATTTGAGGACG ATTTGGCAAAATATGGTGAGCGTTGCGTTCAAACATAAAGCACAATTCAAACTTGATGAGGATTTGTTGTCTATCAATGGCATAAAATACGATCCAAACACTTGtg GTGGAAAAAATCACAATTATCAAAACGTTCAGACGATTACAAATCATTTATACGACATTCAGCAAG ATTTAGCGCAGTATACAGAAACAGTTACAGCAAACGACTTACTGAATTTTGCGAGGCAGATTGCCACAGGAATG GAATTTTTGGCGTTGAATCGAATAGTACATCGTGATTTAGCTGCAAGGAACATACTAGTCTGCGAAGACAAGGTggtaaaaatttcagattttggctTAAGCCGTGACGTTTATCAAGAGAATTTGTACAGAAAACAGGGAAGCGGTAAATTGCCTGTGAAATGGATGGCAATCGAATCTTTAACCCATCAGATTTACACTACTCACAGCGACGT ATGGTCTTTCGGTATTTTGTTATGGGAAATTGTAACCATAGGTGCTCTTCCGTACCCCGGTATTCCAACGAACGTCATCCTGAAGCTTTTAAAGTCTGGCTACAGACTGGAACGACCTACAAGCTGCAGCGTAGAGTT GTACAACATCATGTCCTCCTGCTGGAACGTGAGGCCCCAGAGTAGACCTACGTTCACTGAATTAAAAGAAAGCTTAGACAAACTGCTTTCGCATTACTCTGAGAACAAATACTTGAACATGGACGAAATTTTGTACGATGGTCAAGAACAATATCACGTGGTAGACGATCACttataa
- the LOC100879080 gene encoding tyrosine-protein kinase receptor torso-like isoform X14, with translation MNSSPLPLTIDVYKVPSKRFIESTCSDVNFIRRIDLSVTNTSRYVSHDKIKMNHARTLAINICTEQIVKECTDANVTLHCTGGNLMTIKFNPGLYFIEQVPYNYTWNSTKLLLTTDLQELRRIAKSAITPGQRCVHLPRVTDLHFSGISRPEISDWFSTYPANYEPMPVNNVSVKIEADRQKIGKLHTKVAFEPAMDRSCNYEVRIWDGEHYFHRFIIDTISNFRIKLEMDKSTNLTIKSVNKENGKASPEFSMTLCTLSCAEYYNYNLSVCPPDSVEGLEVQHVYHYPDMYDMWIRWNETAFKPDNYSIEIDLNRNGSDPLVKTVPGNTTEIFLENLTLNNEYTVIIVAESLGGESAPVNIFRTVEPRHAPVKKFYRELVIGIMIPITFFAIIGITFFQYYQQKIKNKKLSAELSIENVNLKDMSIETIKKLLYQHSDSEANTPLMNDKFNLCPKILKVKDILGSGAYGVVRLGSLQDQFNNTTSVAVKMLKENPSVEDLKNFCQEIMIMKAAGQHPNIVSLIGCCILDNKPVLVVEYCCKGDLQLYLRTIWQNMVSVAFKHKAQFKLDEDLLSINGIKYDPNTCGGKNHNYQNVQTITNHLYDIQQDLAQYTETVTANDLLNFARQIATGMEFLALNRIVHRDLAARNILVCEDKVVKISDFGLSRDVYQENLYRKQGSGKLPVKWMAIESLTHQIYTTHSDVWSFGILLWEIVTIGALPYPGIPTNVILKLLKSGYRLERPTSCSVELYT, from the exons ATGAATTCATCGCCTCTTCCGTTGACGATCGATGTCTACAAGGTGCCCTCAAAACGTTTTATTGAATCGACGTGCTCGGACGTAAAC TTCATCCGAAGAATTGACCTTAGTGTAACCAATACTTCAAGATATGTCAGCCatgacaaaattaaaat gaATCATGCGAGGACGCttgcaataaatatatgtacagaACAGATC GTCAAGGAATGTACCGATGCGAACGTAACTCTTCATTGTACCGGTGGTAATCTGATGACTATCAAATTCAATCCTGGTTTATACTTTATCGAGCAAGTCCCGTACAATTACACTTGGAATTCCACAAAATTG TTATTAACCACGGATCTTCAAGAATTAAGGCGTATCGCAAAAAGCGCGATAACTCCTGGACAAAGATGCGTGCACCTTCCGCGTGTAACAGATTTACATTTTTCAG GAATATCGCGACCGGAAATATCGGACTGGTTCTCAACTTATCCAG CCAACTATGAGCCAATGCCAGTGAATAACGTATCGGTGAAAATAGAAGCTGACAGGCAAAAGATAGGCAAACTGCACACCAAAGTTGCTTTTGAACCGGCTATGG atCGAAGTTGCAATTACGAAGTACGAATTTGGGATGGAGAACACTATTTCCACCGTTTTATCATTGATACG ATATCGAATTTTCGGATTAAATTGGAAATGGATAAAAGTACCAATTTAACTATTAAATCGGTTAACAAAGAAAACGGTAAAGCAAGCCCTGAGTTCTCGATGACGTTGTGTACCCTTTCGTGCGCAGAATATTATAACTATAATTTAAGCGTGTGCC CCCCAGATTCAGTGGAGGGGTTAGAAGTTCAACATGTCTACCATTACCCCGACATGTACGATATGTGGATTCGTTGGAACGAGACTGCGTTTAAACCGGATAATTACTCGATTGAGATCGATCTCAACCGAAACGGCAGTGATCCTTTGGTCAAAACTGTACCGGGT AATACAACCGAgatttttttggaaaatttgacatTAAATAACGAATACACGGTGATCATTGTCGCTGAGTCTTTGGGCGGAGAAAGTGCACCGGTGAATATTTTTCGAACTGTGGAGCCTCGACACGCAC CCGTGAAAAAATTCTATCGCGAACTTGTTATCGGGATAATGATACCAATTACATTCTTCGCCATTATTGGGATAACGTTCTTTCAATATTATCAACAgaagattaaaaataagaaattgtcGGCGGAGTTGTCTATCGAG AACGTTAATCTGAAGGATATGTCGATAGAAACAATTAAGAAACTGTTGTATCAACATTCTGATTCCGAGGCCAATACGCCATTAATGAACGATAAATTCAATTTGTGCccgaaaattttgaaagtaaagGATATACTTGGAAGCGGAGCTTATGGCGTCGTCAGATTAGGTTCTTTGCAGGATCAGTTTAACAACACCACCAGTGTGGCGGTTAAAATGTTGAAAG AAAATCCAAGTgtggaagatttaaaaaatttctgtcaAGAAATAATGATTATGAAAGCTGCTGGTCAACACCCAAACATAGTGTCTCTGATCGGTTGTTGCATATTGGATAATAAACCAGTGTTGGTGGTGGAATATTGTTGTAAAGGGGATTTACAGTTGTATTTGAGGACG ATTTGGCAAAATATGGTGAGCGTTGCGTTCAAACATAAAGCACAATTCAAACTTGATGAGGATTTGTTGTCTATCAATGGCATAAAATACGATCCAAACACTTGtg GTGGAAAAAATCACAATTATCAAAACGTTCAGACGATTACAAATCATTTATACGACATTCAGCAAG ATTTAGCGCAGTATACAGAAACAGTTACAGCAAACGACTTACTGAATTTTGCGAGGCAGATTGCCACAGGAATG GAATTTTTGGCGTTGAATCGAATAGTACATCGTGATTTAGCTGCAAGGAACATACTAGTCTGCGAAGACAAGGTggtaaaaatttcagattttggctTAAGCCGTGACGTTTATCAAGAGAATTTGTACAGAAAACAGGGAAGCGGTAAATTGCCTGTGAAATGGATGGCAATCGAATCTTTAACCCATCAGATTTACACTACTCACAGCGACGT ATGGTCTTTCGGTATTTTGTTATGGGAAATTGTAACCATAGGTGCTCTTCCGTACCCCGGTATTCCAACGAACGTCATCCTGAAGCTTTTAAAGTCTGGCTACAGACTGGAACGACCTACAAGCTGCAGCGTAGAGTT atATACATAA